The stretch of DNA CTCCCAGCTGGAACGATATGCAAACACTTTTGTCCGAATTATTTACacatgaggagaaacaaaaGATCCTGGCTAAAGATAAAGAAttggctgaacagacacagggacGTAATCCCTGGCCAGAACAAGATCCAAATTGGAATTTACATGAGGAGGACCAAAAAGCTACCTATTTAGTTGCAATTGATAATCTGATTGAAGCAATTCGAAAGTGTGATGAAAAAGTGACTAATTGGTCAAAAGTTACAGAGTGCCAACAGGCTCCtgtagcagaagaaagccaacctttgtttgccttcacttgGGAAGGTCGCCAATTGACTTGGACTCGGCTCCCTCAAGGCTTTACTGCTTCCCCTACCTTGTTTTCGCAAATTCTCAAATATGATCTCCAAGATATTGAATTGCCAAACAAATCTGCACTGATTCAATATGTTGATGATTTGCTTGTTGCTAGCCGAACTCGGGAGGCCTGTGCAATTGATACAGAGCACCTTTGCATTCGACTATATCATAAGGGTCATCGTGCTTCATTAGCTAAGTTACAATTCTGTGAaccagaggtaaaatatttgggctttgttttagcaGGAGGAGTTCGAAAGATTGATCCTGACAGAATCAACGCTATTCTTCAAATTACACCACctgttactaaaaaacaaatgagagcttTCCTTGGCCAAGCTGGGTTCTGTCGACCATGGATTTTAGGGTTTAGCGAACTAGCTAGACCACTTATTGAAACTACAAAGGACAAAGCTCCAGAGCCAATTGTCTGGACGCCAGAATTGTCCGATGCCTTTGCATCTTTGAAGCAAGCCTTAGTCACAGCCCCAGCTTTAGGCCTGCCAAATTACTCTAAACCTTTCACTTTGTATGCTACCGAGAAGGGTGGCATTGCAAAGGGGGTCCTAGTACAACCTCATGGACCCTATGAAAGACCTGTGGGTTATTATTCAGTTGCTCTTGACCCAGTTATCAAAGGGTCGCCACATTGCCTTAGATCAGTAGCAGCAGCTGTGGAATTAGTGGAAAAAGTTCGCCCAGTTGTTCTGGGTCACAAATTGATTGTTGCCGTGCCTCATGAAGTTGAACTTTTACTAACCCGATATGCTACCAAGTCTCTCTCACCGCAGCGCACACATCGATACGAAGCCATCCTGTTACTGACCGATAATATCTCTTTAAAACGGTCAAAACCCTTAAACCCATCTACTCTTCTACCTGAGGTGCACCTTTCCAATGACCCACACGACTGTGTGCAATTTGTCACcacttattctaaaaccagagaagatttGCAAGATGTTCCTCTCGCCCACCCTGACCTTAACCTGTTCACAGACGGATCAAGTTACTATCTGCATGGTAAGcgttttactggttttgctgttgccacTGAAAATCACGTACTTTTTGCTGAACCTCTCTCTCCAGCGCTTGGAGCACAAGCCGCAGAACTAATTGCCTTGACTCGTGCTGCAACTTTTGCTAAAGGTCTCCGAGTTAATATCTATACAGACTCTAAGTACGCTTTTGGCATTTGTCATTCTGTTGGCGCACTTTGGAAGGAACGCGTTTTTTTGACCTCCGCCGGTCGTACTATTGCTCATGGACAATTAATTCATGATTTGCTGCTCGCTATCCAGGAACCACgagaaattgctgttatttacaTTCCTGCTCATACTAAACGCCTTGATTCTTTCGCTCATGGCAACGCCTTGGCCGACTGCGCGGCGAGAGCGGCAGCAGTCCACGATGCATCTCCTGCTACAACTGTGGTTgctacccttcttccttttcctgttggtCCTGCCCTTTATGATGAACTGGATGAAGAAGAGCTCAACAAATGGAAACGCTGGGAAGCAACGCAACAGGACGGCATCTGGAAACTAGGTGATAAACCCTTATTGCCTATGAGGTATGTCCTTCCTCTAACTCGCTGGATTCACGATCGTACTCATGGGGGGCCTGAAACTGTAGCTTCTAAAATCCAACAGTTGTGGGCAGCGCCTGGAgtttacagtgctgcaaaacGCCTGACTGACTCTTGTActctttgcaagaaatatgGGGTCACAAAGGTCACAACAGTCCCTGGCAAGCGGCCGCCTGCttactttcctttccagaaactgcaaattGATTTCGCAGAACTCCCCCCTTCTATGGGATATAAGTACATTCTTGTTATTGTTGATCAACTTTCGCACTGGGTGGAAGCCTTTCCTACTCGCAAGAACGATTCGAAAATTGTGGTTAAGACCCTGCTTCGTGATATCATTCCGAGGTAGGGTATCCCTGAAATTATTGATTCTGATAGGGGACCGcactttactgctgctgttctaatgCAAGTTTATGTTGCTCTTGATATACAGGCTGCCTTTCACACGCCCTACCATCCACAATCTTCTGGTCAGGTAGAGCGGATGAATCGCACTATTAAAGATCGTTTGGCAAAAGTCACTGCAGACACAGGTCTCAAATGGCCTGAAGCATTACCGCTTGTTTTATGGGATCTTCGTACAACTCCTCATGCTACTACTAAactcagccctgctgaagttTTGTTCGGGCGAGTTTTGGCAGTTCCATTTACCTTTATGTCTGCCAAAACTGCCCTCCTGGAAGGGGACGAGGCAGTAACGCAGTACTTGCTctatctgcaaaacagttttactCGGATCAGAAATTATATGCACTGGTATCAAGGAGTGACACCAGAAATTCAAGAATTGCGTAACCTATCTCAGATTGTTTTACAGAATCGAATGGCTTTAGACATCCTGTTAGCTTTGCAAGGAGGTGTCTGTACCATGCTAAACTCCAGTTGCTGTATGTATATCGATCAGAGTAAGCAATTGATAACTGAAGTGGATAAAATCTGGAAAGTTAGTCATGTCATGCAGCAAATTCAACGAGATGACACTAACTGGGGTGTCGCAGACCTGTGGCAATGGATGACTTCCTGGTTTCCTGATCTCGGAACGTTAGTGAAGAAGATTTTGATGATTGTCATTGTCATTGTAATTGTCTTTgtgataatttttgttttgattcaatGTATGTCAATGTTTTGTAATTGTTGCTGTAATCTCTTGAATCAACAGAAGCTTTATTATCGTTATCAGTAAATtgggaaattttaaagagaaaatggggg from Columba livia isolate bColLiv1 breed racing homer chromosome W, bColLiv1.pat.W.v2, whole genome shotgun sequence encodes:
- the LOC135577185 gene encoding uncharacterized protein LOC135577185 — its product is MGAGPSVPKNTPLAEMISNWGRLSGTAGLHIKRLIALCQDDWPFISRVAGASLDDRWPIYGSFEETKLQSLRKILEDRQPQQMDYLYLWFDYADIRKRKLLQKSMNKHQLLAYLDDEISDNSKLKTDSPAGIFPMTLSYVANPRAGRSNAGIQPPLLRVTTHYPWKPGDLLLWRDKMPRLRDDAERCSKIIRTIARDYSPSWNDMQTLLSELFTHEEKQKILAKDKELAEQTQGRNPWPEQDPNWNLHEEDQKATYLVAIDNLIEAIRKCDEKVTNWSKVTECQQAPVAEESQPLFAFTWEGRQLTWTRLPQGFTASPTLFSQILKYDLQDIELPNKSALIQYVDDLLVASRTREACAIDTEHLCIRLYHKGHRASLAKLQFCEPEVKYLGFVLAGGVRKIDPDRINAILQITPPVTKKQMRAFLGQAGFCRPWILGFSELARPLIETTKDKAPEPIVWTPELSDAFASLKQALVTAPALGLPNYSKPFTLYATEKGGIAKGVLVQPHGPYERPVGYYSVALDPVIKGSPHCLRSVAAAVELVEKVRPVVLGHKLIVAVPHEVELLLTRYATKSLSPQRTHRYEAILLLTDNISLKRSKPLNPSTLLPEVHLSNDPHDCVQFVTTYSKTREDLQDVPLAHPDLNLFTDGSSYYLHGKRFTGFAVATENHVLFAEPLSPALGAQAAELIALTRAATFAKGLRVNIYTDSKYAFGICHSVGALWKERVFLTSAGRTIAHGQLIHDLLLAIQEPREIAVIYIPAHTKRLDSFAHGNALADCAARAAAVHDASPATTVVATLLPFPVGPALYDELDEEELNKWKRWEATQQDGIWKLGDKPLLPMRYVLPLTRWIHDRTHGGPETVASKIQQLWAAPGVYSAAKRLTDSCTLCKKYGVTKVTTVPGKRPPAYFPFQKLQIDFAELPPSMGYKYILVIVDQLSHWVEAFPTRKNDSKIVVKTLLRDIIPR